The DNA region ATGATACGACCAGAAGTTTCCCAATGCAAAAGATCTTTACTTTTTGCCAACCAAGTTTCATAACCTCTTCCGTTGTAAATGATATAAACCATGTACCATTTTTTTCCTTTACGGAAAATACTAGGACAGTCCATCTTGATATCGTTATTGGTAGGAACCATTACTAGTCCATACTTGTATGGCGTTTTGACTTCTTGATAGATGCTGTCCATTGTAGCATTTGGAATTGGTTCTTGTGCATTTGTATTGGAATGATATATCACACCAAATAAAACCATGAAAATAAATATATGTACTTGCTTAATCATATAATTGTTGATTAGGTTATAGTAAGATTATTCTGAAACAACCGCTTTATAGTTTATGCTGTATGGTTGATCTTTTTTAATTTCCAATTCATATTGATTGCCTCCTTTGGCAATAATTTTTCCTTCTTTACATTTTGGATTATTAGCACTTTTAAAAATTAATTTTCCTACGCCTTCAGATGCGGATATTTTTATATTGGAAGTATTACAATAAACACGCACTTCACCGTTAGGAGTAGGTACAACTCCATCCATCCATTTCAAACCGCCAAGCGCCGGTTTGATTTCATAGGTTTCAAATCCTGGAGATGTCGGACTTACGCCCAAATAATATCTTCCAAGTAAATATATTGGACTCGCCCCCCAAGCATGACAAAGACTTTTTCCAAACTTACGACCATACATTTCATAGTGTTCAGCTCCTTTTTTGCTAGGATCATATTCTTCCCAAAAAGAAGTCGCTCCCAATTTCAACATACCACCCCAATAGTCTTTCATTTCTTTCAATACATGATCTTGTGAACCTAAAGCACAAAGCGCCTCCAATTCATAAAAATGCATATACGGTGTCGTAATGGAAGGAATTGTATCATTCAACAAAACAGATTTTTTCACTTCCGATTTTTGTATTTCGTTAAAATAATTGAAGAATATGGCAAACATATTGGCGTATCGAGTTATATTATCACTCTGTTTACCGTCAATACGACTATGTACAAGAGCCTTTTGTTTTTCACTCCAATAATATTCAAATAATTTACCTTTTAAATCTGTTGCCATTTTAGAATACTGAACCGCATCATCTTTGTGATCTGAAAGGTCTGCACAGATAGTCATCGTCTCCAATCCTCTAGCAAACAACAATTGTTCAAAACTTAAAGCACCTTTTTTGCTCAATCCTTTTGCCCAATCAACAAATACCCAATCTCCTGTCATTCCTTCTAACAAACCGTCTTTGTTTCTTCTTGCAACGACATAGTCCATTAAAGTTTTCATACGATCATAATTGTTAACAAGAAAAGTCTTATCTCCCGTAAACATATAATAGTCATAAAAACTCAAAAACCAATAGAAGGTATAGTCCATAATCGTATTGATATGACTCGTCACTGGATCTTTTCCACGAAGCGCATACATCGTACGTTTAACGGTTTCGTTATCATTCATTAGATAATAGTTCATCAGATAACTCTGGGTAGCATCTCCGCTCCAAATCCAACGATCTCTTTTAATTCCATCAATAAAAAATTCCCTAGTACTTAGATGTAAAGTATATTTCGAAACGTCATATATTTTATTCAATTCTTCATCATTACAAGCGAAACTTCCTTTATCTTTTAAATCCGCATATTCGTATAGCATGGAAACACTATCCAACTGCAATCCATCCGTATTTTTAATATTTACATACCTAAATGCTTTGGACAATTGTGGTGTGGTATCTATTTTTTTAGAAGAACTTATAGTTATCCAATCAAATGTTTCTGCATGTTCAGTATCTAACGCTTCTTCCTTACTTTCCCCATATACCAATTGCAATCTGCCGCGACCAGCAATACCATGAAGTTTGACATAGCCAAAAGTCTCTTTTCCAAAATCCAATAAAATTGAATTATCCTTTTTGACTACAGAAACTGGACGTTGGACTATAACAGGTAAAACAAAATGGGAAGGAATCTGATTGGTCGAATTAAAATTCCAATATCCAGCGGGTTGATAGTTGGTTGCGGAAACATCCGAAGATTTCCCAGTCTCATCTATCCATTCTTTATCTTCAAAAGTGGCTAACCAGCTCGCATCTGTTTTCACATAACGTCCCGACATAAACACCGTTGGAGGTGTCGCTTGATTGTATATTTTGACATTGATACGATGATTTCCTGCAGGAACAATAAACGTTCCAGTCAAGTCATCAATCGCTTTTCCATCTATTTTAATATTGCAAATTCCTTCCGTTTGAAAGTGTATTGTATCTGCTTTGGGCAATGAAAAATCTTTATGAAAATCTACCAATGGATAATGACTATCCATTTTCCAAAAAATTGGAAAAAATGCATTTCTTTCTGTTCTCCTGTTTTGCATTTGATTGGAAAGCCATATTTCGTAATCACCAGGATACCAAATCCAAGTCTGCGCAGAAACGGACTGAAAAAACATAAAGCCGAAGAGCACCAACAACAATTTATAATTGTAGCATTTACACTTATAAAAAAAAGTAACATATTTCCTTGGCAAATTCATCATGACAATTATCTAAATAAAATATATAGCAAAATCATTACAACACTTAACAATCCCCACATCCACTTGACAATATTATTTGGCTTAGCAATATGGACATTTGCATCTTCCGTGCTCGTTATTGGTTGTTTGTCCCATATACTAATGGCTAACGCTATCGTAATTAAGAGGATAAAAATACAAAAAGAAAGTAACAAATAGTGCGGCCAAAAGTGATATTTTCTGGCAGGTAAAACCCAAAGGTAAATAATACCAATACCCAAACTGATAAACGAACCCCATGAAAGCGTAAAATCTACCGCCTTTTTGGTTGTTTTTTTCCAAAAAACTGCCAATAGAAAAACAACAGTCAATGGAGGTGCGATAAATCCTAAAACCGCCTGAAAAATATCAAACAGTTTTAATCCTTTAATACTATCAATAGCCAATGCGACCAATATGGCAAACACACAACCTGCTAAAACGGTACGTCTACCGACCTTGATAATTTGTTCGGTTGTAGCATTCGGATTGATTTTTTTTACGTAAATATCCGTTGTAAATACAGTACTCAATGCGTTTAATGATGAACCAATAGTCCCTACCAATACAGCGATCAAGACAACCAAAACCAAACCATTTAATCCTGCGGGGAACAAATTGGTCACCATTGTCATGTATGCTTCATCCGCACTGTTCAGATGCGGATAAAGAATGGAACAAATAACACCGGGTAAAATAAATAAGGGAACAGACAATATCTTCAACCAACCAATAAAATTGACACCTAATTGTCCTTGTTTGAGATTACGTGCACCCAAAACAGATTGCACCATTGCCTGATCTGTACAGAAAAAAGCAATTGCGGAAACAGGATAACCTAAAAAAATAGCATACCAGGGATAATTGGGATCAGAAGCAGGCTTAAGCAAATGCCAATAACTAGAAGGTGTTTGGGCAAACAAATTGTTCCAGCCGCCAACTTTATTCAAACCAATAACGCACAGAATCAAAGACACTCCTATCAATAAAATCATCTGAAAAACATTGACTCTGGCAATTGCTTTGAGTCCGCCAGCCATTGTAAACAATCCTGCAAAAAGCACCAATACTATTACAGATTGCCACATAGGAATACCTAAAATCTGCCTTACCAAAAAACCACCTGCAAACAATCCTAAAGACAACCATGAAATCAACATCTTAACCATGGCATACCATGCTAGAATGTTCCGTGTTTTTTCTCCATATTTTTTGCCCATGAATTCTGGCATAGTTGTGACATTACTCGCCAAATAACGTGGCGCAAATACCAAAGCCAGCAGCATTAGAAAAACAAAAGCATACCACTCAAAATTACCGGCTACAATCCCAGTAGAGTAGCCAATACTAGCAAAAGCCAATAACATGGAAGGTCCTACATTGGTGCCCCACATGTTAAAACCGATTTTATACCAATTCAAAGACTTTCCTGCCAGAAAAAGATTTTCGTTCTTGTTTTTTTTTCCAAAACTAGCACGATAACCTATTACTAGCAATAGAACTAGGTAAACAACGACTATAATATAATCGACAGTCTGAAATTTGGATAATAAATGGCTCATACAATCGAGATTAAATTTGGACTACAAACCATATTGATTTAATATATCCTTTACAAAAACAGGTTTTTTAGTTTTTAAACTTTCATCCATTGCTTGCAGTAATGCGACGGTTCCAATTCCTTCTTTTATATCAGGAAAAGCCTTCTCTCCAGAAACAATCGCCGCAGCGAAATATTCCAGATAATTTTGATATTCTCCTGCATGATGCGATTGTCCTTCAAATCTAAAAAAATGATTCAACTCTTTATCTCCCCATGTTTGGGTTACTTGTTCACCGTCTTTATTGGTAATGGCATAACGCAGTTCATGATAGTCTGCCTGACTCGCCCCTTCTGTTCCTCTCAATATGCAACTCATTTCACTTTCTCTATAAGTAGGTTGTACCGGACCTGTGTAGGCACCACTAACTCGAGCTATACGACCATCCTTATTTCTAAAAATAAAATGCATGGTATCTTCATTTTTTAATCCAGCATTCTGTCCATTAGCACTAATCATTCCGTAACCCATCACCTCCTCTACTTCGGGCAAATACCAACGAATAAAATCAACTGGGTGACTCAATCCTCCATACAACCATTTAAAAGATGACTCTAATGCCCATTTTTTCTTTAAAAACCAACGGTGATCTGCATTATAATGACTTTCAATTGTGATCAGGTCACCAATAAGTCCATTTTCAAAATCTTGTCTTTGCTTTTTATACGGTTGAAAAAAGCGAGAACTTTGACCCACAAAAACACGTTTTCCTGTTGTTTCTTGTAGTTCTAATAGTTGTTTTGCATCTGCCAAATCATCAATAAACGGCTTTGTACAAACTACATGTTTGCCATGTTCCAAAGCTAATCTGATATGCGAAGCATGTAAATGATCCGGTGTATAAATAGCAATAAGATCAATAGTTTCATCCTTTAACAAATCTTCATATTTTGTTGTGTAATGATCGTATTGAAACTCTTTGCAACGCTGTTGACATAATAGTTCATTGGCATCACATATATTTTTTAAGTGAAGTTTTTCGCTTTTCAATACGGCAGACATGGTACTTCTACCCTCCCCCAACCCCAGTATCCCTACATTCAATATTTTTTCATTTTCCATAATTTTCGATGATATTTTGAGTAAAATCTATTTTAATATTCTTTCAACACAACCCATATTTCCCCCTTCTTAGTTCCTAGAATCCCTTCTTGGTATTGAGACATGAGTTTGTTCCATTCGACTACGCGTGGATTATTTTCTGTCGTTTTCGGATTCAGTTTGTCTAAATTCATTCCTTTTGGAATAGTAATGACCAACATCAACTGTCTTTCATTTTTAAATACCAATACTTGTTGAAAACTAGCATTACAAAAACCCTTAGAAACTTCTGGCCATTTTTCAAATTGCGATTGATGATAGTCAATATATTCTTGTTGCTTCGTAGGATCAGAAACAAGATTAGCAGTCATGACAATAGTTTTCACATCCTTTTGAATTTCTTTTGATTCACAATGTTCCTGAGATTCAAAATCATAAACTAAATCTTGGTAAACTTTAATGCTATTATTCGGAAACGCATTTTGCAATTGTCCTCTCAACACTGTCATATCCTGCACGAAACTATAAATTATCGTATGATTTTTCCATTGGTAAATGAGTGCGTCTTTAACACCTTTACTCAATAAAAAAGTGCGTAATGCTTTTACATTTATTTTTCGGTTATCCTCGCTTGTTAACTCCACTAATTCTTTACGTTCTTTGTTGATTTTTAAACCAATTGTACTAGTAGAGCTGTATTTTTTCAAATAAGAATACTGATCATCTAATCCAGCAGATGACTTGATTTGATTTTCAACTTGCGGACCGTTATTTGTCCAAATATTGTTAGGACCATTATTATTTTGCAAATATTTTTGACTCGGAGTCCAATTGTTGCGAATAGTTATACCCGAAGATCCTTCATCAGTATACAAATAAAACCAATGCGTTGGAAGGTGTGCGTAAGGTGCACTATAAATGCTATCAATATAATTTTTTTCAATTATAGTTCCTGCTTGTGCACTAAGCGTATAAATACCTGCACAATCATAGTTCGTCCGCCCGAAATGATGAATTTCATTTTGAGCAATAATATTATTTTCTAAAATACTTTTTTGTGGCGTCCATCCCCAACCGACACTAATACCAGAATAGGGAACGTTCTCGATTTCATTGTGTGCGATTTTTAAATTTCTCGCGTAACCAAATCCAATACCAACACATCCCCAATCCTCATTACCAATATCCGAAATTAAATTGTTTTCAACCTTTACATTTTGAACAATTTCATTTTGATTAGTTGTCAAATATGGACGATGAACCTCCAAACCATTTTCTCCAAAATAGCCACCCAAAATACCATTTCCTCCAATATCTTTTAAAACATTCCCTTTTAAAATTGAATTAACAACGCCAACTCTAGTATCCAAACCAGTGGAGGCTAAATGCATTAATTTGTTATTAGAAAATTCGAAATTGAAAGCATAAGAAATATCAATTGCAGACTTTGGTCTTCCAATCCAAGCTTGGTTGTCTAATTTAGGTTTTTCTTGCGTTCCTGCGGGTTTAAGTTTGTAGGCTTCCACCATATACATTCCTGTTTGATGCGGCACATGTCCTTCTTTTGATGGACGTAGCCAAGAACTATATTGAAAACTAATATTTTCAATTTTTAGATCATGTACTAGATTTTCAGGAGTACCTTGTATTTGCAACAGATTTTCCAATACAGGAATCACGACCTCAGCCGTTGCCATATCCTCATTAGTTAAAGGATAATAATAAATTTTCTTCGCACCTGCATCAAAAAACCATTCACCAGGTTCGTCTAATAGTTCTAAACTATTGACAAAATAATAAGCAGAATTTCCAGTTTCTTTGGACAACCAAGGCGATGGCCAAGGATGTTCATTTTGGATTTTACTTTCTGGCTCATGGAAAAAAACACGAACACTATCCTTCGTCATTTTTTCAAATTTACGTACACGCAAATTTGCCGTTTCCCACCATTGGTGAATAAAAAACTCCAATCCATTAGAAGCCATAAGCGTTCCAATATCTTTTGAAGAAACAATAGCAGTTCCTGTTTGTTTGTCCCAATTCAATACGCGCTGCATCATTGATCCAGTAGAGCTTTTAGCACGAACAGCCTTCTTTCCATTTACCCACATTTGCCTAAAATCGAAAGCTTCAATACTGATAGTATTCGGAAGGTCTGCAACCATTACCTTTCCCAATAATTTAGGATTTAAACCGTCTACATTATTTTTAACAGAAGTCCAGTTAGTAACTCGTACACCTCCACTCACAATAACTTCGTCATTTTCATTTGCTTTTATAGTCGTTATGGAATTGGGATTGCCACTATCTTCTGGTCTAATAATTATTGGTTCGTCTAGTTGGTAAGTACCTCCTTTTACGATTATATCAACACCTTTTAGAATTGACGAATCATTTAGCCGACGAAGGTTTCTGGCATTTCTTATCGCTTTACCAATAGTATTTAAAGGCGCTTGTTCAGAGCCTATCGCATTATCATTACCATCACTTGACACCCAAATTTTTACTTGGGAAAATCCAATACATGGCAACAACAAAAACAATCCAATACAATATGAAAAAAATCTTGACATCTATTGGAATATTGATTTCAAATAGGCGGCATTTGCTCCATAATTTCCTCTCACATCTTTTGGTTTGGAGGCATCACGGCTTCTTTCAATAACGAGCCAACCACTCCAACCCATTTTATCCAAAGTTTTTTTAACCTTTAGCATATTGATTTGAGGATCATTTTGTAACCAGACACTATCCTTATTGGAAGCGTGTATCATGGCAATATTGTTCTTGCCCAGTATTTTAAGTTCTTTGTATAGATCACGTCCTTCCTTAAGAGGATTAGAAAAATTGAAATAAATCTTGATTCCAGGAGAGTTAATTTCCTTCAAAAGTTGAACATCTCCTTTTGCATCTAATGCTGTTTCGATACCGATTACAACACTAGCATTTTGCGCTTGTTGTCCTGCCCATCTAAGTCTAGCAACAACTGAATCTCTTACACTTGGATTTTTTCTAAGATCACATTGTACACCAAGAGGAAGAAATGCGGTTTTCACACCCAGCTCCTTCATAGTTGTAATGCAATCCAATATAGATTTTTGATATTCTGACCTTCCACAAAAAGATTGTGCATAATAACCAGTCATTGCAATACTACAAAATTGAATATTATTCTCTTTCGCAGCTTTTAGGTAGGAATCTCTAATAGAATCAATACTCAATTTATTGTCAAAAGTCGGTCTTTGTCCAAGTCCTCCCATATCAACTTCTAATCCATCAGCACCAAGTTCGTGAGCCAATGTGATAGCACTTACTTTCTGTCTTTTTAAGAGCATTAAATCAATCAAACCGATCTTATACCTAGCATTTTCTTGGGCAAAAAGCACAGGTATTTCGAAAAAAAACAATATTGACAAGCATATCACTATTCTTTTCATATGGAACACATTCGTTATTAATTTGTACAAAATACATTTTATATTTTGAATAGTCAAAAAACTAATATTAAAATATTGCTTATTTGTAGTTGAGCATTAATTTCATCAAATTATCGCATCCTTTTATAGCGTTTATTGGAATATTTTGGCCCTTATCTCCAAAAACATACATCATATTTTCTTTTTCCACGGTTACAAAAGACTCGTCAACTACACTATTTTTTAAAATACTATTAATATTCAAACCTAAATATTTCGCCATAAAATTATAAACTGGTGTCCTTTTATTAATTCCAAAATCGTGCTTTTCATCTGGTAAATGGACATTCTGAACAGCATTTGTTTTACCAAAATAACCATAGATCTTTTGCAAATAAGGAAAGTCATGTTCTGGCATATTCGCAGTCCAATCACTACCATCCGAAATTAACAACTGCGGTCTCGGTGCCGCCATAGCCGCAATCTCCACATTATCCGTACCTCCAGCACAGAAATGTACAGGCATACCGCTCTCGCAAGGACAACCGCCATAAAAATAGGAACTGACTGAAACAACAGGAGAAGAAACTTTGATCCTATCATCCAAAGCCGTAGTCATAATCGTGAGCGTTCCTCCACCTGAACCACCCGTAATACCAACTCGATTATTATCTGCTTCTGGAAGTGTTAACAAATAATCCAAAATCCGAAAAGAAGCCAAGATCTGTAAAGGCATCGCAATGCTTTTCCGATGATCTTCATAGGGAAACTGCAGCATAGACTCACCCCATGCAAATAAATCATAGCTAAAAGCCATCGCTCCCATTTTTGCCAAGGCAGCACAACGATATTGACAGTCTGCACGATAACGTTGTTGTGGCCAGTGACCATCGGGATTTAGTATAATTGGGATTTTACCTTTTATAGTATTGGGTTTGTATAAGGAACCACAAAAATACACGCCTGGCAAAATTTCAACAGCGATATTGGATACCGAATAACCATCATATTTGCGTTCCTTTGTTTTGATCACAGAAACATTGTTGGACTTTGGAATTTTGTCAAGTTGTAAGGCATGCAACATTTCTTTTTTTAGAGAGTCCTTTCTTAATTCCCATTGTTGTTGATTATGATATTGAGAAGCAATTCTATCCAGTTCCGCCCAACCGTCTTTCAATGCCCAACGATAATATTCATAATCTTTGAGTTTGTATGTTTTGTCTTTTACTTTCTCCACTTTCATATCAAAAAGTGAAAGCACGTTCGACAAACTTGTTTCTACATCTGGTCTTAGTCTCCAATCTGCATAAGGCACGACTTTCCCTTCCACCATTTTGTCCTTATATTGGATAGTTACACCATATCGATTTTGAATTTCAACCAATACGGACTTTAAAGGTTTTGCATAATTGTGATCTGAGTCTTGTTGTGCATAAGTTACAGTTTGCAAGCAAATGCAAAACAAACCAACTATGAAAATTTTATATATATATTTTCCAATCATTTCAATATAAACTTTTAAGGTTTAACTACAGGCCATACGCCATCGACAATCTCATGTAACTCTAATTCGGCAGGATCAATTTCTACATGTTTGATACGTTCCCTACGCCAAGTATATACGATGTGTACCTTACCATCTTTAGATTGTATAAAAGATGGGTAAGAATATTGACTTATTGGTGAATCTTCCAAAACCAAAGCTGCATACCACTTAACTCCATCTTTGGAAATCGCAACATTCAGAGGCGTCCTTGCTCCTTTCCCTTTAGGTAATTTAATATCAGGCTTGACATGATTGTATACTAAAAGTTGCCAACCATTGCTTA from Rhizosphaericola mali includes:
- a CDS encoding sugar phosphate isomerase/epimerase family protein, translating into MKRIVICLSILFFFEIPVLFAQENARYKIGLIDLMLLKRQKVSAITLAHELGADGLEVDMGGLGQRPTFDNKLSIDSIRDSYLKAAKENNIQFCSIAMTGYYAQSFCGRSEYQKSILDCITTMKELGVKTAFLPLGVQCDLRKNPSVRDSVVARLRWAGQQAQNASVVIGIETALDAKGDVQLLKEINSPGIKIYFNFSNPLKEGRDLYKELKILGKNNIAMIHASNKDSVWLQNDPQINMLKVKKTLDKMGWSGWLVIERSRDASKPKDVRGNYGANAAYLKSIFQ
- a CDS encoding sodium:solute symporter family transporter, producing MSHLLSKFQTVDYIIVVVYLVLLLVIGYRASFGKKNKNENLFLAGKSLNWYKIGFNMWGTNVGPSMLLAFASIGYSTGIVAGNFEWYAFVFLMLLALVFAPRYLASNVTTMPEFMGKKYGEKTRNILAWYAMVKMLISWLSLGLFAGGFLVRQILGIPMWQSVIVLVLFAGLFTMAGGLKAIARVNVFQMILLIGVSLILCVIGLNKVGGWNNLFAQTPSSYWHLLKPASDPNYPWYAIFLGYPVSAIAFFCTDQAMVQSVLGARNLKQGQLGVNFIGWLKILSVPLFILPGVICSILYPHLNSADEAYMTMVTNLFPAGLNGLVLVVLIAVLVGTIGSSLNALSTVFTTDIYVKKINPNATTEQIIKVGRRTVLAGCVFAILVALAIDSIKGLKLFDIFQAVLGFIAPPLTVVFLLAVFWKKTTKKAVDFTLSWGSFISLGIGIIYLWVLPARKYHFWPHYLLLSFCIFILLITIALAISIWDKQPITSTEDANVHIAKPNNIVKWMWGLLSVVMILLYILFR
- a CDS encoding Gfo/Idh/MocA family protein → MENEKILNVGILGLGEGRSTMSAVLKSEKLHLKNICDANELLCQQRCKEFQYDHYTTKYEDLLKDETIDLIAIYTPDHLHASHIRLALEHGKHVVCTKPFIDDLADAKQLLELQETTGKRVFVGQSSRFFQPYKKQRQDFENGLIGDLITIESHYNADHRWFLKKKWALESSFKWLYGGLSHPVDFIRWYLPEVEEVMGYGMISANGQNAGLKNEDTMHFIFRNKDGRIARVSGAYTGPVQPTYRESEMSCILRGTEGASQADYHELRYAITNKDGEQVTQTWGDKELNHFFRFEGQSHHAGEYQNYLEYFAAAIVSGEKAFPDIKEGIGTVALLQAMDESLKTKKPVFVKDILNQYGL
- a CDS encoding alpha-L-rhamnosidase-related protein is translated as MLFGFMFFQSVSAQTWIWYPGDYEIWLSNQMQNRRTERNAFFPIFWKMDSHYPLVDFHKDFSLPKADTIHFQTEGICNIKIDGKAIDDLTGTFIVPAGNHRINVKIYNQATPPTVFMSGRYVKTDASWLATFEDKEWIDETGKSSDVSATNYQPAGYWNFNSTNQIPSHFVLPVIVQRPVSVVKKDNSILLDFGKETFGYVKLHGIAGRGRLQLVYGESKEEALDTEHAETFDWITISSSKKIDTTPQLSKAFRYVNIKNTDGLQLDSVSMLYEYADLKDKGSFACNDEELNKIYDVSKYTLHLSTREFFIDGIKRDRWIWSGDATQSYLMNYYLMNDNETVKRTMYALRGKDPVTSHINTIMDYTFYWFLSFYDYYMFTGDKTFLVNNYDRMKTLMDYVVARRNKDGLLEGMTGDWVFVDWAKGLSKKGALSFEQLLFARGLETMTICADLSDHKDDAVQYSKMATDLKGKLFEYYWSEKQKALVHSRIDGKQSDNITRYANMFAIFFNYFNEIQKSEVKKSVLLNDTIPSITTPYMHFYELEALCALGSQDHVLKEMKDYWGGMLKLGATSFWEEYDPSKKGAEHYEMYGRKFGKSLCHAWGASPIYLLGRYYLGVSPTSPGFETYEIKPALGGLKWMDGVVPTPNGEVRVYCNTSNIKISASEGVGKLIFKSANNPKCKEGKIIAKGGNQYELEIKKDQPYSINYKAVVSE
- a CDS encoding L-rhamnose mutarotase — translated: MSRFFSYCIGLFLLLPCIGFSQVKIWVSSDGNDNAIGSEQAPLNTIGKAIRNARNLRRLNDSSILKGVDIIVKGGTYQLDEPIIIRPEDSGNPNSITTIKANENDEVIVSGGVRVTNWTSVKNNVDGLNPKLLGKVMVADLPNTISIEAFDFRQMWVNGKKAVRAKSSTGSMMQRVLNWDKQTGTAIVSSKDIGTLMASNGLEFFIHQWWETANLRVRKFEKMTKDSVRVFFHEPESKIQNEHPWPSPWLSKETGNSAYYFVNSLELLDEPGEWFFDAGAKKIYYYPLTNEDMATAEVVIPVLENLLQIQGTPENLVHDLKIENISFQYSSWLRPSKEGHVPHQTGMYMVEAYKLKPAGTQEKPKLDNQAWIGRPKSAIDISYAFNFEFSNNKLMHLASTGLDTRVGVVNSILKGNVLKDIGGNGILGGYFGENGLEVHRPYLTTNQNEIVQNVKVENNLISDIGNEDWGCVGIGFGYARNLKIAHNEIENVPYSGISVGWGWTPQKSILENNIIAQNEIHHFGRTNYDCAGIYTLSAQAGTIIEKNYIDSIYSAPYAHLPTHWFYLYTDEGSSGITIRNNWTPSQKYLQNNNGPNNIWTNNGPQVENQIKSSAGLDDQYSYLKKYSSTSTIGLKINKERKELVELTSEDNRKINVKALRTFLLSKGVKDALIYQWKNHTIIYSFVQDMTVLRGQLQNAFPNNSIKVYQDLVYDFESQEHCESKEIQKDVKTIVMTANLVSDPTKQQEYIDYHQSQFEKWPEVSKGFCNASFQQVLVFKNERQLMLVITIPKGMNLDKLNPKTTENNPRVVEWNKLMSQYQEGILGTKKGEIWVVLKEY
- a CDS encoding acetylxylan esterase, encoding MIGKYIYKIFIVGLFCICLQTVTYAQQDSDHNYAKPLKSVLVEIQNRYGVTIQYKDKMVEGKVVPYADWRLRPDVETSLSNVLSLFDMKVEKVKDKTYKLKDYEYYRWALKDGWAELDRIASQYHNQQQWELRKDSLKKEMLHALQLDKIPKSNNVSVIKTKERKYDGYSVSNIAVEILPGVYFCGSLYKPNTIKGKIPIILNPDGHWPQQRYRADCQYRCAALAKMGAMAFSYDLFAWGESMLQFPYEDHRKSIAMPLQILASFRILDYLLTLPEADNNRVGITGGSGGGTLTIMTTALDDRIKVSSPVVSVSSYFYGGCPCESGMPVHFCAGGTDNVEIAAMAAPRPQLLISDGSDWTANMPEHDFPYLQKIYGYFGKTNAVQNVHLPDEKHDFGINKRTPVYNFMAKYLGLNINSILKNSVVDESFVTVEKENMMYVFGDKGQNIPINAIKGCDNLMKLMLNYK